The sequence below is a genomic window from Fuerstiella sp..
ATTCAGACGCTGAATCCGTATCCCGGGCGAGGTTTCGAGCAACGTCCCGTTCAGCGTGTCACACCGGATCTGTCCCTGGAAAAGGACGAAACGGGCCGGTACGTTGTCAAACTGCTGGATGAGTATATACCTGAGCTGCGAATCAGCCCTCGTTATCAGAAGATGATGCAGGCAAACCCGACTGCGGAAACGAAGGAGTGGATCAAGAAGAAAGTTGAATCGGCTCGATGGCTGATTGAAGCCATTGAACAGCGTTACAGTACTCTGAAAAAAGTGGCCCAGGAAATTATCGATCATCAGATCGAGTTTCTTGACAACGGACCGGAGCACATTGCACCGCTCAAGATGCAGCAAATTGCTGATCGAGTGGGTGTACATGTCACAACTGTTTCGAGAGCCGTTGACGAAAAATGGATCCAGACGCCGCGCGGTCTGTTTCCATTGAAGCGATTCTTCAAGCATGGAACTCAGACGTCCAGCGGAGAGGATATTGCCTGGGAAACGATAGGAATCCGTCTCCAGGAACTGATTGACAGCGAGGATAAGAAAAAGCCACTCAGCGATGATGCGCTGGTTGAGGCACTAGCCGGGAAGGGTTTGAAGCTGGCACGTCGTACCATTACTAAATATCGGAAAAAAATGGGTATTCCCAGTTCTCGTCAGCGTCGTGAGTACTAGAAACCGCTGACAGCCACCCGATGGATTCCGGCACTCCCTGTTCGTGTTTTCAGTGTCCCTTTAGTGTCGTCAGGAACCTGAGTCGGTGTTAACGGGTGGCTCGTCAAACGTCAGATTTGCGGAACCCCGTTTGCCGGACGGTCTTGAGTCCGTATCAAAAGTCCCAGGAGATTCGATGCTTCATGCAGTGATCATGGCCGGCGGCAGCGGAACCCGCTTCTGGCCTCAAAGTCGCGTCAAAATGCCCAAGCAGCTGCTGACGTTGTCCGGTAACCGAACGTTGATTCAGCAGACTTATGATCGTTGCGACGGAATGATCGCCGCTGATCAGTCCTGGGTCGTCACCAATCTGTTACAGGTGGAACAGACTCGAACCCAGCTGCCGGATGTTCCTGGCTGCAACGTTCTGGTGGAGCCGGCAGCACGCAATACGGCTCCTTGTGTCGGCCTGGCAGCAATCCATGTGCTGCAGCAGGATCCTTCCGGCATCATGTTTGTAATGCCGGCGGACCATGTCATTTCAACGCATGAAGACTTTCAGGTGGCAGCCCAGGCGGCAGTCAGCCTGGTTGACCAAGATGCGCAGCGTCTGGTGCTGTTTGGTGTACCACCGTCGTTTCCGTCGACCGGCTACGGTTACATTGAACGTGGTGAAAGACTCGGTGCCTCTGAACACGTGTTCGAGGTCAGATCGTTTCGGGAAAAGCCGCCAGCCGAGACGGCGCAGCAATATCTCGATGCCGGTCATTTCTACTGGAATTGTGGAATTTTCTGCTGGAAAGCAAAGACCATTCTGGACCAGCTTCAGCAGCACGAGCCGGACACGTATTCACGGCTTATGCGTCTCGCCGCAGTTATTGGAACAGACGATTACAACGCCGCTCTCGATGTTGAATTTCCACAGATGAACAGCATCGCTGTCGATCGAGCCGTACTGGAACGTGCTGATCAGGTATGCGTGATCGAAGCTCCTTTCAGCTGGGACGATGTTGGAAGCTGGCTGGCCGTACCTCGTCTTCTGGGTACAGACGAGGATGGGACTGCAGCCGATGGGCTCGTGCGTTCGATCGATTCAAAGAATTGCATCATTCGGACCACAGACGATCATCTGGTTGCCACACTTGGAATGGAAGACTGCATCATTGTGCACACCAGGGATGCAACCCTTGTTGCGCGTCGTGACGACTCGGAACGCATCAAAGAACTGCTTGAGATTTTGAAAGATCGAGGCGATACACAGTTTCTGTGAATCGGGGCGACAGCCGATCCCGGCAGATAAGGGGCTGTACGTGAACGGCGGGTTGCTCTGTCTGTCCCGCGTTTGGTTGTCGGACGTCCTTGAGCCTGTCATGATCTCTTGCTCACTGAACGGCAGAGACTGGCTCTGCGGCTGAGTCCATCAACAGACGGCGGCACAGAACACGATGGCAGAAACCTCTCAGAGTTCCGAACACGATAACAATGCATATTCAGCCTCGTCTTCGCCATCCATGGCTCCTTCGACGGCCGTGACCCTCATTTCTGTAATGATGTTTCTGCAGTTTTTTGTCTGGGGGGCCTGGTTTGCGACCCTGGCGGCAGCGTTGGATACTGCCGGGTTGGGAGACATCATCGGGGATGCCTACGCGTCTGCGCCAATCGCTGCAATACTCTCTCCTTTGTTTCTCGGCCTGATTGCGGACCGTGTGTTCCCTTCGGAAAAAGTGATGGGTGTCCTGATGCTGGTCGGAGGAGCAATCCTGTTGATGATCCCCGGTCTGGCAGCCGGGGGAACTGCAAACGGTGGAACCATTGTCTGGATGATCCTGGGACATCTGCTGTGCTACATGCCCACGCTCGGACTTGGTAATACGATCGCTTTTACCCACATCCAAAAGCAGTCAGATTTTCCAAAGATTCGGGTGTGGGGAACCATCGGCTGGATTGCGGCCGGGCTGCTGGTTGGAATTCTTGGCTGGTCCAACAGTTTCAATATTTTCTGGCTTGCAGCCGGGAGTTCGTTTTTGCTGGGAATGTTTTGCTTCATGTTGCCGAACACGCCTCCTCCGCTGAAGGGGAAGCCGATGGACTTGCGGTCACTTTTCATGGTGGATGCGTTGAAGCTTTTGGGCGATTTTAACTTCCTTGTCTTCGCGATTTGCTCCACTCTGATCTGTGTTCCCCTGGCTTACTACTACGGTATGACATCCACATTTTTGAATCAGGCGGGATTCGCGGAATCCGCAGCGACGATGACGATCGGCCAGATGTCGGAAATATTTTTCATGCTGCTCATCCCGTTCTGTTTCCGGAAGCTGGGACTGAAACTCATGATCTCGGTTGGAATGATCTGTTGGGTCGTGCGCTATGCCCTGTTTGCGTTGGGTGCTCCTGATCAGGTGACATGGATGCTGCTGCTTGCAGTGGCACTTCACGGAGTTTGTTACGACTTCTTTTTTGTTACCGGATTTATGTACACCGACCAAAAGGCGCCCGTCGCCATCCGTGGTCAGGCGCAGGGGCTGCTGGTGTTTCTCACTCAGGGCATTGGCATGTTTTTTGGATACAAGATCATGGCCGCGGCCGCGTGGCAGGGAGTCGATTTTGGATGGACTATCGGAAAATACGGAGAACAGGTTACCAAAGGAAAAGAATATACGGATGCGCTCACGGCTGCTCGCGGGGAACAAGACACCGTCGGATTCCTGGAATCGTTTTCTCAATTGTTTTCGCGCAGTCTTCCCGCAGGTCTTGATTCTGAACTGCTTCACGCAACCATGATCCAATGGAGGAACTTCTGGATGTTTCCCTCGATTCTGGCCGCAATGATCCTCGCGATCTTTGTGTTGTTATTTTGGGACAAAGTTCATCCGGAGAATGAGGCGGAGCCCGCACCAACCGAAATCTGATCTCCATCCCCTGTCACCTCACTGCGCCTGCTGTGGAATTGATTCAGATGCAGTTTTCCGTCCTTCATTGATCGGTCGACGGTGCGCTGAGTTTCAGGAAGAAGTGATAACAATCACGGAGGGAGATCTTGTCATGCGGGATTTTGGGATGCGGTGCAAAAAAGATCCGGAAGGCCGCATTCCAACTATCCATCTGGCCAAAGCGAAATTTCACAGAGAGAATCACTCAACATGGTCGTTTAGCTCGAGCGGAGACCGGTGGTAAACCATGTTTCGCGGGTGATCGTCTGTGAGATGCTGCAGTCCGTCGGATTTTCTCGATCTGGACACACGGGAGGGACTTCGACGATATTGCGAGGAGTTCAGCAAATGCTACCCTGCGATGCTGAGCAGTTTACG
It includes:
- a CDS encoding NTP transferase domain-containing protein, which translates into the protein MLHAVIMAGGSGTRFWPQSRVKMPKQLLTLSGNRTLIQQTYDRCDGMIAADQSWVVTNLLQVEQTRTQLPDVPGCNVLVEPAARNTAPCVGLAAIHVLQQDPSGIMFVMPADHVISTHEDFQVAAQAAVSLVDQDAQRLVLFGVPPSFPSTGYGYIERGERLGASEHVFEVRSFREKPPAETAQQYLDAGHFYWNCGIFCWKAKTILDQLQQHEPDTYSRLMRLAAVIGTDDYNAALDVEFPQMNSIAVDRAVLERADQVCVIEAPFSWDDVGSWLAVPRLLGTDEDGTAADGLVRSIDSKNCIIRTTDDHLVATLGMEDCIIVHTRDATLVARRDDSERIKELLEILKDRGDTQFL
- a CDS encoding MFS transporter, which encodes MAETSQSSEHDNNAYSASSSPSMAPSTAVTLISVMMFLQFFVWGAWFATLAAALDTAGLGDIIGDAYASAPIAAILSPLFLGLIADRVFPSEKVMGVLMLVGGAILLMIPGLAAGGTANGGTIVWMILGHLLCYMPTLGLGNTIAFTHIQKQSDFPKIRVWGTIGWIAAGLLVGILGWSNSFNIFWLAAGSSFLLGMFCFMLPNTPPPLKGKPMDLRSLFMVDALKLLGDFNFLVFAICSTLICVPLAYYYGMTSTFLNQAGFAESAATMTIGQMSEIFFMLLIPFCFRKLGLKLMISVGMICWVVRYALFALGAPDQVTWMLLLAVALHGVCYDFFFVTGFMYTDQKAPVAIRGQAQGLLVFLTQGIGMFFGYKIMAAAAWQGVDFGWTIGKYGEQVTKGKEYTDALTAARGEQDTVGFLESFSQLFSRSLPAGLDSELLHATMIQWRNFWMFPSILAAMILAIFVLLFWDKVHPENEAEPAPTEI